In Carettochelys insculpta isolate YL-2023 chromosome 3, ASM3395843v1, whole genome shotgun sequence, the genomic stretch gggttgcaacttctttggaggatagggtcataattcaaaaggatctggataaactggagaaatgggctgaggtaaacaggatgaagtttaagaaggacaaatgcaaagtgctccacttaggaaggaacaatcagtgtcacacatacagaatgggaaaggactgcctaggaatgagtacagcagaaagggatctaggggttatagtggaccacaagctaaatatgagtcaacagtgtgatgctgtcgcaaaaaaaccaaacatgattctaggatgcattaacaggtgtgttgtgaacaaaacacgagaagtcattctcccgctccactctgcgctggttaggcctcagctggagtattgtgtccagttctgggcaccgcagttcaggaaggatgtggagaaattggagagggtccagaggagagcaacgagaatgatcaaaggtctagagaacatgacctatgaagaaagactgaaagaattgggcttgtttagtctggaaaagagaagattgagggggcacatgatagcagttttcaggtatgtaaaagggtgtcataaggcagatggagggaacttgttcttccttgcctctgaggatagaaccagaggcaatggacttaaattgcagcaggggaggttcaggttggacattaggaaaaagttcctaactgtcagggtgatcaaacactggaacgaattgccaagggaagtggtagaatctccatcactggggatatttaagaagaagttagatagatggctttcagggatggtctagaaagtgcttggtcctgccatgagggcagggggctggactcgatggcctctcgaggtcccttccagtcctactcttctatgattctatgattccatgtggGTCACATTGACAAAGGGGGCAACTACAGCATCACCAACAAATTTCTAATGATTGAGGGTAATTGGATGAACAGTGATGTATCACAAGATGCATTTCAGTCTCCTTCTTGACCCATACAGGCTGCCTGCCTTGCAAGCAGGAGCCTTGGATCTTCCCACGCTGCAGGAAAGAGAAGCAACCAAGGGCATATACCTCCAGAAATGGCTGGCatttctgtcccactgcccagaACGTGGTCAAGTATTCTCTCTGACTGTACTGTAGGGAAGACAGTGAAGATGAGCCAGAGAGAAGACTGACTAGGGGATGAAACTATAACTTACAAATTCAATTCTTCTGACTATTTGTCAATATCCTGATAGCTCTCTTTGACAAAGCAACAAGTCTTTCCTATAGGGGAGAtgtagtagatgtggtatatcttgacattagtaaggcatttgatataatctcacatgaccttctcattaactaGGGAAAAACAATGTAGATTAAATTTACTATAAGGCAGGTGCAGAAGTGGTTGGATAAGAGTTCCCAGAGAGTACTTAATGGTTCAGCAGTCACGCTGGCTAACTGCAGttgttaaccaccctgacaaagTTTTTTGtcatgtgcaacctaaacctcctttgctgcaatttaggaCCTTTGCTTGTCTTATACTCAGAAGTTAaaacaaattatatttttcacactggaataaattgcttagggaatTTGCGAAattccatcattagagatttttaagagcaggttaggaaaaacacctgtcaggaatggtctaagatcagaggttctcaaactttagcAACCTGAGGGCCagcattttgatttaatttttttccttgacTCCCCCCAAGTATGAGTTTAAATTTCCCCATGGGTGCTCAACTCCCCTGGGCCTCAAATGCACTCAATCCACCAAGGGCCTACCCCACTCTGTCAATTGCTGGAGCCATGAAATTCGTATaagccctccctgctcccagccagcccactACCCAAGATCCCTGTCGGGAGCTGAGATGGATGTCCCCAGGGGGTTCCAAGACTCCCAGTCCACCATTTCACAATTTCTCccattttctctctccccccaccccccccccaaaaaaaagaaagaaagaaatattccTCCAAGGGCACACATATGGCAATTTGAAAACCcagatatagatggtgcttggtcctgccgtgaatgCAGGGAACCGGACTTGTTAACCTCTAGAGTTCATTCCAGTTTTATGATCCCTTGAACTGTTGCTATATCCTGCATATTACACTGTAAGTTGCTCAGCACAGTGACTATTCTGCTGTACATCTGTATACTGCCTTGGACAATAAGTGGCCCCCATTCTAGCTGAGGCACTCGAgactataaataaataaaactaacaGATACAGAACACTAGTTATTGAATAAAACAAGCCACATTGCTTTATACCCAATGCTATTATGCATCTAACACATCTTCCTACTTTTCATCTATCCTGCCAAGTACAGCACAAGCAGTCCCCTTCTACTTCAGCTGCTTGcccagggttctgcaaaatttcaaagagccatttttttcttggttttgtgTTTGACGAAAATATTTTACGAGCCACATCACACACAAAGTTACTTGTGCATATACACAAAGATAGCAGGCTCTGGAAGAGAGGAGTCAGGGATGTAAGAGTGGTTGTGGGGTGCTGGCTtttggaaggggctcagggcagaaggctggagtgcaggaaggggtgcagggtggtagcTTTGGATGGGACTGAGCACAGAAGGTTGGAATACAAAAGGGGGTGCTGGTTCTGGGAAGGGGTTTGGCATGTGGCTTACAACAGGGTAGCACTTACCAGGAACTGCTGCTGGCTAGCAGCGGAGCAAGGCTAAGGCAGACGtcctgcctgccccatccccacgcTGCCCCCAGAAGGGCCTATATGCCCCAAAGATCCCTGAGGATGGACTACAAGGCTACTTGGATCCACATGCTGTCCcctctgccaccaccacccctttagCTCCCATCTCTCACAGTTCCTGTTTCTGGCCAAAGGGGACATGTTGGGACACTGCTTGGCAGGTGCCACACATACAAAGACCACtagcctcctctcccaccccatgcTGGCTACTTAGCTGCAACCCTGCTCCAACACCAGAGCTCTCCAGTAACTAGGAgagggaacatccacacagctacaCACGGGTAGCTGCAGTCACAGATTGACAACATACGTTTGTGCTCAAGAACCACTGCTGATCATCAGttgtgtggtgggggagcagtttgCGAAAGGCTCTCACCCCCATTATCTCCCCTCATGCTCTGCAATGGCTGTCTTCCTTTCACTGCCCATCATTTATCCCCTGAAAAGCCCTATCACTCCCCCAGGGGGCTCTGCTCCTACACCATCCTCTGCCTGGCCAACAGACCTTCCATACCCTCAGGCTTCCCACCAACCCTGCCTAGGGATAACAGCTTTGGCCGGACGAATTCCtgaaggtttcatcacatgacattatctttaaattttttaaaatttcttacatCCCTGTCCAAAATATGTGACagtaaactggggtggggggctccctcACCAacgtgcagggagccaggaagcaggcggcagccaccagtgctccttCAATTTCCTTGAGCCTTGGAGAACCAGGAAGCAGACAGCAGCCACAGGAACTGCCCCCGGCTTCCCCTGAGTCTCCGGGAGCTGTGAAGAGGATGGCAGCCACTGGTTCTCCCCTCAGCTTCCCCTGAACCTCAGGGAGTCAgcaaggaggcggcagctgctggtaCTCCCCCAACTTCCCAAAGGCGCAGGGAGACCAGAAGCAGAGCACCAAACTATCCTATCTTTGGAAGGGCCCCATCTGGCTCCCTTTTCCTGTGGCCAGAAAGCACTTAAGCTCTCCATGGGttctcccgccagcagctgctcctgcacatgctgctgaggggaACGTCAGCTGGCAGGGGACCAAATACGGGGTAATTagcccatttttaaaagtaagtcAGGACGCCTTTCTGGGTCCCGAAATACGGGGCtatcctgcccaatatgggaagGATGGTCACcatacccctattttaagaacagcattcACGATTTATAATGTCATACATGCAAGACATTGGCAAACATTTTACATAGTCtcttgataagaacataagaacggccatactgggtcagaccaaaggtccatccagcccagtatcctgtctgccaacagtgaccagtgtcaggtgccccagaggaggcgtagcatttttgttgttggtgaatttctcaCTGCAAATCAGACATAAAGAAAACCCAGACACTTGGATTTAAATGTGAAGGATTGGattcattcagtttgaaattccgTTTTCCATCTTCAATTTTGCTCTTTTTTCAAGTTATTGTAAACTTAATTATACAagttttatttcatatttaagttcagttttctttcttaaaatcttgttgcccttcacagcagaaataccacatgcttcctttttcttttcagacCCAATACTTggttagcaacatgatcaaaacacagatacagtatcatatcccacaatgcactgaacatattgaaggaggaacagtaacagacagggagctgtgttaatctgtattccaacaaaacaaagcaccagaaatgtagcactttaaggactaacaaaatggtttattcggtaatgagctttcatgggacagacccacttcatcagatcaatttcattttcaatacagaagttatccaacatttggGGATCATATAtcttttgcttttgctatttaTACATTCACCATTTACCCAAAATCatcagaaggattttttttaactttgcaattatagtagtGGGAGCCAAAAAgaattccttaaagagccacatgccgctctggagccacaggttgcaaacccctgcACTAGCCCCAGTGCAAAACCCAGCTGCCAGcgaggccagtgccaggtacacAAGCACGAGGGTAACATACAGTACATTAGCTGCGCTGCCCGAGCACGATGTGGCAGCAACAGCTCCACAAGGCAGGGCAGGCTCTAGCTCTGCAATCCCTCACTCCTCCAGAcactcccctcccggagcaggcAATTAAAGAGCCAGCCACTGGAGAGCGAGAGACATCACTGGCTACGGTGCGCTCCCACAACTGAGACCCCGCTCCACAGAGGCAGCCCCGGGCGCATCccccacatggcccctgcaggaAATAGCCAGGGATGGACCAGGCCAAGTCCGCAGGGTTGAAACCCCAACCCTTCCCCACAGCAACAGCCCCTACCGCCGTCCTTCCCCCACGCCCCGCGGCGGGCAGCCGCCGCCTCCCGGCATGTTCCCCTCCACGCCCCGCGCACCTGGAACTCCAGCCCATAGATCACTGGCGCGTCGTCCTCCATGACCCGCCCCCCCACTCGACAGCCGCAcgcccctgtgccctgcctgaGCCGGCTCGCCTCACTCAGGCGCTAGGCGCTAGCCCGGGCCTTTCTGAGCCACTGCGGCATCCGTTGCTCTCCTCTTCCGGGTGATGCGGGTGACGCGCCTGGGTGATGGCGCAGGCGCAGTAGTCGCGGACCCCTTCAGGTGGCGCACAGCAGTGGTGCGAGGCTGAGCAGGTGAGAGTCTGGGCAGTGGCGAggagcgggggggcaggggctttaccattccagcctggcccaggcaccGGTTGAGGCGAAGCGGCAGCAGAGGGGATGATGTGCAGGGTCTGCCTGCCGTGCGCAGCGTGAGGTTACCCCTCCCCTCCGCCATGGAGGAGCGCGAGCAGCGCCTGACAGTGCGCCCCAGCGAGCCGTCTGGAGCCGCCCCgcgggctcctggctgcctccccGCCGACCGCGGATCCGCCCTCAGCGCTGTGTGCGGTGTCTGCCCGGGACTTCCACCCCCGCGGTTAAAGGGGAGGCAGGGGAACCGACTGGCCGGATGCCCAGCCTGGGACAGTAACACAGATGCCCCATAAAGACTCAAaaacagcaaaaagtcctgtggcacctcatagactaacaggtatacTGGAGTATAAgcttctgggcaaagacccgctgctgcctgattcctacTTCCccgccactggctggagccaggaagccagggctgccagggctactgtgctggtcagttcccaggctcctgccagcggaggggagccaggagccaggctgcctcctggtttccAGCTTCCTGGCACTCCCAGGACCAGAaagctgctcctgccaggaggcagcctgcccctctcccaccaacaggagcagcagccttAGCCACCTTTGACAGAGCTGGGAAATGGACCAgcgcagcagctggtcagtttccccagctcctctgagtggcagggagctgattCCTGGCAGCCCAGAGATTGTTACCGTTCAGTTTTCACATTTCAAGGTGCTTTGACAGAATAGTTTCCcccctcagttttcccatctgtaaaatgtggttaATATGTCAGCCTCACCAATGTATTCATAAGCATTCAACGGCATGTCAGAAGTGCTAAGAAATCTTTGGCAAGAAACTTCTATGTAAGCACTTCTTATTACTAATTCCTTAGAATACAGAGTCCCATATCATCTTATTAAGTCTTGAGCAAGCTTATAGGAGACATTAGGTAGGTTTCTGTTTTCTGAAATTTGAGAGACAGACTCCTAGACTTCaacaaacatttcagaaattTTAAGATGCAAATTTTCTCTGTGGGTTGCAACAGTGGTTTTACTGGAATCAGTAGCAAAATGCCCACTGTCTTAAGTGGGAGCAGGAAAAGGTGCATATTGATTTTCCCTTTTCTTGCATACCAATACATGTTATTTATTATCATTAATATTTATAGTGCAATAATACCTAAAGTCCTCAGGTAATCTGTAGAGGTACTATGCAATCACAgctaatcatcatcatcaccatcaagaactgtgggctcagtgcccattggtgtctgatgcctctctcaccatttccttccatctttccctgtccagtgcagagtggcttagtttccgtaaactagctctgcaccaatctactatatcatctatccattctctgcggggtctgcttctcctattcgaaccgtccattatgctgaataccagggtcttgattttttgttcatcattcattctgcaaatatgcccaaatagttgtagcttccattttaaaaccttctgcagcaggttctctttcagctttaTATATCtctctgtataattcctcattggtgaccacctgcttccatcctattctcagaatctttctataacaactccgtttaaatgccaatattctttttttcgaatctttcattatcacctacgtcttacatccatacaacatgctgctaaatacacacgttttcaagatgctcagctttgttcttaagtgaattgctttgcttttccagatcttacctgtcgccttcaaactcactcttgctttcgctattctagttgctattttcttcttacagtctagatcatacgttatgttgctctccagatatgtgaacttctctacattttctagttcaatgccatcaacgctgatcttccttcctatttccttatttctaaataccattgtttttgttctattgatgttcataattagtctggaccacttcccttcttcatttaacacccacaccgttttcactagcttctcctcatcttcctcaatgataaatatatcatctgcaaacctcaagttgttaattcttttcccatgcacagataccctttctacctcttccttgatcttgtgcatcgctctctccagatgtgcgatgaagatacctGGTGATATTGGATTGCCTTGTCTTGTACCTCCACTTGTTttaaccaacttcccaactccttgcatgttctcaccactgcctcctcattgtcattgatatgcttcaacaaccgtatcagtctgctgtccactccatatgactccaacacagcccaagtcactttctgatctatactgtcaaatgtcttttgaaaattgacggAGCAAgggtatacgttcttgttcttttgttgagctttttctgctatcagtctcagtacaaatatctgctgtatgggtCTTCTATTTTTTCAGAACCCCgattgctcgtctgctatatgttcttctatctgcagtcttagtctctcagtatcatcatcagtatCTTGCCTAGGTGACTTGTTAGGACAATCGTGCTGTAGTTCTTACagtccagtgtacttcctttcttgggtattgtcactagcacagatcttgtccattccttaggtgccttcccttctttccatgctatattacatagtcggtgtatttcctgaatcatgctttctccatcgtatttgatcatctctcacATGATCTTATCATGTCccaggctcttgttgttctttagtcatttcactgctttttctatttcctccttcaaaatatcggtcttgaTCTCAATGCTCGGCGGAGATAtcactttcagttcttcaatcaagTCCCTTATTTAAAAAGTTTATCATGTAAAAAGAAAAGCACAACATGTGATTGACAAAAATGCAACAAGGGGGAGATTAGCAGGGGACTGAGTAACAAAAATAGTGATTTAATGAAGAATTTTTAGCCAATCAATATAGCACTAATTACAGTTCACCATCTGAATGGCACCTACCCAAATTATTACTGAATAAGTGGCCAAGAAAAAGGAAGGTTTGGGCATTAGTTTGCCAGGGAAGCAACACCCTCCTCTCCTCAAGTAGACCTTCCTGTCCCAatttgctctttggaaagaatgttAACTTTTCTTTTATTTCGATAAAACTTTCAGAGGCACGTAGATGATTGAGAATGTGTATCTGCAGAAGTGGTGATGCTGATATAAATTTTTGAACAATCCAAAGGATTGGCAGGGAAGTCTAAAACCCAAAGGATACCAAGATATTTTTGGTCATATAGGGAAGAGGGACTCCTGCCATGGGAAGAGTGAATCTCCATTTTTGGCCTGCTCTTGAAGTactgtttcattcttgcaatatCAAAATAAGTAACTGTAGAAGAAAGATATTTTTGTAAGAAACATACAGTCTGTTCCAGTTTAGTACTGATGTTTGTGGCTGCCTCTGAGCAAGTAACCTGTGGTGTTGTTAGACTGAAAGGAAATGTTTGCAGCATAATGCTAGATGTCTTTTTGGGGAGGCTGGAGTGGTTAAATGGAAGTGTGTGGACCAACACTCTCCCATCATTGCTTTCCTGAAATTGTGTTTTCGGATTCACAAATTCGTGGTGGCAGAAGGTAAACTTAAAACATATTAGTGCCAAGTACAGAATAGATGACCAACAGTTAATTGtcaaaaataaatattctaaAAGTCAAATGACAATAAAGTCCTTCTTTGCCTTTTTAATAAATACTCTTGAGTTTTAGAATAGTGATTTAAATTGATTGATAAAATTAACTTTTGAAAtatctctttctttctttaggCACAATGGAAAATAATCAATGTAACAAAGAGGATGCCACAAAGAGTCTTTCAAATGAGGAGGCAAGTGAAAGTGTAGCTCAACAAAGAGCTCAAGAAGAACTTCTCTTTCATGAGGAAACCATTGATCTTGGCGGAGATGAATTTGAGTCTGAAGGGAATGAGACCATCTCAGAGGATTCCAATAACTTCATAGATAAACTTAACGAACATATGATGGAAAGTGTCATTATTTCTGATTCTCCAAACAATAGTGAAGATGACACCGGTGAACTTGGTTGCCTGCAGGAAATTGTGGAACAAATGGAAGTCAAGGAACTTTGTGCACACGAAGGGAAAGTGAGTAAGGAAGAAGCTCTTGGTAATGATAGTGAAACTGAACATGAAGAAACACCAAAAGACATTTCTGATATTGGAACAGATGATCAGTCATCTTTAAAGGAAGAATTTATTTCAGAAGCAGTGAAAGATGAACTTACCATGGGGAATGAAGCTCAAGGTGACTCAACACCAAGTAAATTTGATGAAAGCAAGTCTGAGGAACCAGTATCATCACCCCTTGCCAGCAAATCATCTTCTGAAGCTGAACCTATCCCTGTATGCACCATTTTTAGTCAAGCAAACAATGTTAATACTCAACCACAGTTTTTCGTACATGATGGCTTTGAGCCTCAAATGGTGAAGTCTCCTAGTTTTAGTAGTGTAAGCGAGGCTTCAGTGAAGTCTCTTCCACAAGTGGTTCAACCAAGTCCTAGCCTAAGCACATTTTTTGGTGATCCTGTTAACACTAATAATCTAGCTGCTGATTTTTTTGATTCTTTCACTACGTCCACTTTTATTTCTGTCAGTAACCCTAATGCAGGTTCTTCAGTCCCAGAGCAAATGTCATCCCTTAGTTCTGTTGGAGACAGTTCCAATGACTCTGCTGACCCTACTTACGCTATAGGAAATGGGAGAGCTGAAGCCGGTGGTCCTCCTGCATCTTTAGAAATATCGCAATCTCCTAAACCATTTTCGCAGATCCAAGCTGTTTTTGCTGGAAGTGATGACCCATTTGCTACAGCTTTAAATATGAGTGAATTAGACAGAAGAAATGATGCCTGGCTTCCCAGTGAGGAAACTAGAAACGTTTTGATTTCAGTAGCCACTCAGCAATATAGTGCTCTGTTTATAGACAAAGAGAATCTCACCATGCCTGGATTAAAGTTTGACAACATCCAGGTAAGAATCTACAGCTATATCCTGCTTATTGTTTGTATGTTAAACCAATGAAATGGGATGACATGGCTAGTGATCTAATCTTTTGATTACCCTGTTGTACAGTGTGTGCTCATCTTATATGTACTCTTGAAATCATTATTAGAGTATTTAAGATGACTGACTGATCAACCATTCATGAAAGGACTCTAAAATAAATCACATGTAATAATCAGAAACCTCTGTAACTTATTTGTACTcttgtgtacagtaaaccctcactacAATGGACTGATAGTGGGGAAGGTTGTCAGCTCTTCCCAAAAGTTCATTATATGCAAGGGTTTACTGTCCAcccaccctgccaggctcccctagcctctcccccacaaaaaattaaaaccctgccactcaccagagtgGCTGTGGATGGAGGAACTGCTGCACCCTGCTGCGTGGCTGGTGGCACCCAGCAGCATGTCTGGAGCTGCCTCGCTGCACGGCTGGAAGTACCTGTCGTGTGGCCTCACCGTGCATGTCTGGAAGCGCCCCACAACACGTAGCTAGAGGCACCCGGTCCCACAGCCAGAGGTGCTTCGCCATGCGCGGCGCCACTGCACGGCCTAGAGCAACCGCCACTACCCAcgcatggtggctccagcagagaAGGTGGCAGCTCTTCCAGGCTGCATGAGCCATAAGAGTTTTAACTTTTTTAAGTGGGGGGCAGCGATTTTATGAACCCCCGTGGACTTCAGGAAGAACGGAAGAtatgtccattgttcctgaatTCCACTAAATCGAAGTCCGTAAAATCGAGGGTGTACTATAATCAGTTTACACAGAAtctaagctttcatttaaaaagtcaTTTCTAGCTTTTGCAAATATAACCTTCCAAACAGGAACCAAATATCACCAAAAGCAGTCTGGTGTACTATGAAGTTTTCAGATGGGTTTCTCCATTTGCTTGTAGAATTCAGCACTACAGCTGACGGACTGACTTCTTGTCGTTTTTCTGAGTTGAATGTTCCGAATGTTTCTGGTAGTACTGACACTGAGAAGAATCTGATAATTTGCACTCTGATACTGCTTAGGATAGCTAGGAGTCTAGCTATCAGAAGGCAGTCATGGAAGACATATGCTAGTGAGGAGGACCCAAAATGGAGGTTGGTAGGGGGATAGAGCAGTAAAGACAGATTCCCTTCTCAGCAGCCAGGTAgcactttacagaagagaagcagCACAAATCTCCTTTTTCTATGTTTTAGCAAGACTAGAATTTCAAGATTATCTGGAGTCTGCTGTCTAGAAACTGATGTAAAAACAGGATCCAGAGACTGCTTCACAGTAGAAATCCTTATATCCTCTCCCATCCCAGCAGCTGAAACTGGGTTGGTGATTAAGCTGCTCGACAGTTTTGCATCTGAACTTTACAGGCAATGTTCCACGTCCTTCTCTTTCATCTCTACACCTCTGGCTAGTAGGTTTTGTCTTCCAGATGATAGGGGTCAGGTAATATTTTTTCAATCCTTGTTTAATAGTACTGTAGTATAAAATTCATTATCACTCAGTGAAATAAGAATGATGTTAGGAATAAAGAGTCAAGAGGCAGAGAGGCACATTTTCTTTATCTTCAGTAGCCACCAGGAAAGCTTCCATGATGAGCAGGATTCtctccccccaaacacacacacaatggcagCACTCAGGGGAAGACAGCTCTGTTCCCTTTTGATAGGGTGATCTCCTCCCCCCTCACCCGTGCATCCGTGGCTGCCTGTTGCTGAGGTGGTGAAGCTTTGCTTCACCAGCCTTTTAACAGGGGGATCCCTGTTAACCAGGGCCCCTCCTGACTCCTCTGCCCACCCTGCAACTGCATGGGAGGgcaccccaggcc encodes the following:
- the TRAPPC12 gene encoding trafficking protein particle complex subunit 12, which gives rise to MENNQCNKEDATKSLSNEEASESVAQQRAQEELLFHEETIDLGGDEFESEGNETISEDSNNFIDKLNEHMMESVIISDSPNNSEDDTGELGCLQEIVEQMEVKELCAHEGKVSKEEALGNDSETEHEETPKDISDIGTDDQSSLKEEFISEAVKDELTMGNEAQGDSTPSKFDESKSEEPVSSPLASKSSSEAEPIPVCTIFSQANNVNTQPQFFVHDGFEPQMVKSPSFSSVSEASVKSLPQVVQPSPSLSTFFGDPVNTNNLAADFFDSFTTSTFISVSNPNAGSSVPEQMSSLSSVGDSSNDSADPTYAIGNGRAEAGGPPASLEISQSPKPFSQIQAVFAGSDDPFATALNMSELDRRNDAWLPSEETRNVLISVATQQYSALFIDKENLTMPGLKFDNIQGDAVKDLMLRFLGEPAAVKRQVLNANSVEQSFVGLKQLINSKNWRAAVDLCGRLLTSHGQGYGKSGLPTNHTTDSLQLWFVRLALLVKLNLFQNAEVEFEPFGNLDQPDLYYEYYPHVYPGRKGSMVPFSMRILHAELEQYLGNPQESLDRLHNMKTICTKILENLEQGLAEDGSMTSITQENRQASVELWRSRLGRVMYSMANCLLMMKDFVLAVDAYHTVIKYYPEQEPQLLSGIGRIFLQIGDTKTAEKYFQDVEKMSQKLDGLQHQIMVLMNRAFLHLGQNNFAEAHRAFTEILRIDPANAVANNNAAVCLLYLGKLKDSLRQLEGMVQQDPKHYLHESVLFNLTTMYELESSRSMQKKQALLEAVAVKEGDSFNTQCLKLG